Proteins from one Amycolatopsis benzoatilytica AK 16/65 genomic window:
- the aceB gene encoding malate synthase A, giving the protein MSEVQVLGGTVERGDEILTQEALAFVAGLHDEFAARRDELLVARGKRREEARTTGRLDFLPETKEIRDGDWQVAGAPAALRDRRVEITGPTDRKMTINALNSGAKVWLADFEDANTPHWANVVGGQVNLSDAIRGTITLDQNGKHYELKPDVEHATIVVRPRGWHLDERNLTFGGRRGVGALVDFGLFFFHNAQALLDSGKGPYFYLPKMESHLEARLWNDVFTHAEKALGIPHGTVRATVLIETIPAAFEMEEILYELREHASGLNAGRWDYLFSVIKYFRDAGEKFVLPDRNSVTMTAPFMRAYTELLVRTCHKRGAFAIGGMAAFIPSKDPEVNQGAFDKVHADKSREAGDGFDGSWVAHPGMVALCKEEFDKVLGDKPNQLERTRDEVSVTADQLLDVASTPGSATAAGLRAAVDVGIRYLASWLGGNGAAAIHNLMEDAATAEISRSQVWQWVKNGTQLDSGDQVTAELVRGVVADVRGELAAEIQDDLLKPAVELFEQVALADDFPDFLTLPAYEHIQ; this is encoded by the coding sequence ATGTCTGAGGTCCAGGTTCTCGGCGGTACGGTCGAGCGTGGAGACGAGATTCTGACGCAGGAAGCTCTTGCCTTCGTGGCGGGCTTGCACGACGAGTTCGCCGCGCGGCGCGACGAGCTGCTCGTCGCCCGCGGCAAGCGGAGGGAGGAGGCCCGGACCACCGGACGCCTCGACTTCCTCCCGGAGACCAAGGAGATCCGCGACGGCGACTGGCAGGTGGCCGGGGCTCCGGCCGCGCTGCGCGACCGCCGCGTGGAGATCACCGGTCCCACCGACCGCAAGATGACGATCAACGCCCTCAATTCCGGCGCCAAGGTGTGGCTCGCCGACTTCGAGGACGCCAACACGCCGCACTGGGCGAACGTGGTGGGCGGCCAGGTCAACCTGTCCGACGCGATCCGCGGCACCATCACGTTGGACCAGAACGGCAAGCACTACGAGCTGAAGCCGGACGTCGAGCACGCCACCATCGTGGTCCGCCCGCGCGGCTGGCACCTCGACGAGCGCAACCTGACCTTCGGCGGCCGCAGGGGCGTCGGCGCGCTGGTCGACTTCGGCCTGTTCTTCTTCCACAACGCGCAGGCGCTGCTGGACTCCGGCAAGGGCCCGTACTTCTACCTGCCGAAGATGGAAAGCCACCTCGAAGCGCGGCTGTGGAACGACGTGTTCACGCACGCGGAGAAGGCACTCGGCATCCCGCACGGCACCGTCCGCGCCACCGTGCTGATCGAGACCATCCCGGCCGCGTTCGAGATGGAAGAGATCCTCTACGAACTGCGCGAGCACGCCTCCGGTCTCAACGCGGGCCGCTGGGACTACCTGTTCAGCGTCATCAAGTACTTCCGCGACGCGGGCGAGAAGTTCGTGCTGCCGGACCGCAACTCGGTCACCATGACCGCGCCGTTCATGCGCGCCTACACCGAGCTGCTGGTGCGCACCTGCCACAAGCGCGGCGCGTTCGCGATCGGCGGCATGGCCGCGTTCATCCCGAGCAAGGACCCGGAAGTCAACCAGGGCGCCTTCGACAAGGTGCACGCCGACAAGTCGCGGGAGGCCGGGGACGGCTTCGACGGTTCGTGGGTCGCGCACCCGGGCATGGTCGCACTCTGCAAGGAAGAGTTCGACAAGGTCCTCGGCGACAAGCCGAACCAGCTGGAGCGCACCCGCGACGAGGTCAGCGTGACGGCCGACCAGCTGCTGGACGTCGCGTCGACGCCGGGCAGCGCCACCGCGGCCGGTCTGCGCGCGGCGGTCGACGTCGGCATCCGCTACCTGGCCTCGTGGCTGGGCGGCAATGGCGCGGCGGCGATCCACAACCTGATGGAAGACGCGGCGACGGCGGAGATCTCGCGGTCGCAGGTGTGGCAGTGGGTCAAGAACGGCACGCAGCTGGACAGCGGCGACCAGGTCACCGCGGAGCTGGTGCGCGGCGTCGTCGCCGACGTCCGCGGCGAGCTGGCCGCGGAGATCCAGGACGACCTGCTGAAGCCGGCTGTCGAGCTGTTCGAGCAGGTCGCGCTTGCCGACGACTTCCCGGACTTCCTGACGCTGCCGGCCTACGAGCACATCCAGTAA
- a CDS encoding DUF6986 family protein has translation MGGGRLAEDVYTAADARLAEADARVAARYPGESPGRRPVHTVYVPASQYRTRLVADWGKQAMRAFVEHGDLLNLDPAVAERVREKLLTEPIEDLRIDFEDGYGHPGDEAEDAAAAAAGRTLATTGGTPFVGIRFKSFEAATRRRGIRTLDLFLSGLLSEGSLPDGFVVTLPKVTAVEQVEVAAEVLGRLETAYGLPDRALRFEVQIETAQSILSTDGTVAVAQIVQAADGRCSGLHYGTYDYSAGLGISAAYQSMAHPAADFAKQLMQVAAAGTGVRLSDGSTNRLPVGDDLPGAWAEHLRLVRRSLENGFYQGWDLHPHQLPTRYAATYTFYREGAPAAAKRLQDYASKTAGGVLDEPATAEALARYLLGGYRCGALAESELPFEAARLDAYARRQA, from the coding sequence ATGGGCGGCGGACGGCTCGCCGAGGACGTCTACACCGCCGCCGACGCGCGTCTGGCCGAGGCCGACGCGCGGGTGGCGGCGCGCTACCCCGGCGAGTCTCCGGGCCGTCGTCCAGTGCACACGGTGTACGTGCCGGCGTCGCAGTACCGCACGCGCTTGGTCGCCGATTGGGGCAAGCAGGCGATGCGGGCCTTCGTCGAACACGGCGACCTGCTGAATCTCGACCCGGCGGTGGCCGAGCGAGTCCGCGAGAAGCTTCTCACCGAGCCGATCGAGGACCTCCGCATCGACTTCGAGGACGGCTACGGCCATCCCGGCGACGAAGCGGAGGACGCGGCCGCGGCGGCTGCCGGGCGCACTCTCGCGACGACCGGCGGCACCCCGTTCGTCGGAATCCGGTTCAAGAGCTTCGAAGCCGCGACGCGGCGCCGGGGCATCCGGACGCTTGACCTGTTCCTGTCCGGGCTGCTTTCCGAGGGCTCGCTGCCGGACGGATTCGTGGTGACGCTGCCGAAGGTCACCGCGGTGGAACAGGTCGAGGTCGCCGCGGAAGTGCTGGGGCGGCTGGAAACCGCGTACGGACTGCCGGACCGGGCGCTGCGGTTCGAGGTGCAGATCGAAACCGCGCAGTCGATCCTGTCGACCGACGGCACGGTGGCGGTCGCGCAGATCGTCCAGGCGGCCGACGGCCGGTGCTCCGGGCTGCATTACGGGACCTACGACTACAGCGCGGGTCTCGGCATCAGCGCGGCGTACCAGAGCATGGCGCACCCGGCGGCGGACTTCGCGAAGCAGCTGATGCAGGTCGCGGCGGCAGGCACCGGAGTCCGGCTGTCGGACGGCTCGACCAACCGGCTCCCGGTCGGCGACGACCTGCCCGGCGCGTGGGCCGAGCACCTGCGACTGGTGCGCCGGTCGCTGGAGAACGGCTTCTACCAGGGCTGGGACCTGCACCCGCACCAGCTGCCGACCCGGTACGCGGCGACCTACACCTTCTACCGCGAGGGTGCCCCGGCGGCAGCCAAACGGTTGCAGGACTACGCGTCGAAGACGGCCGGGGGAGTGCTGGACGAGCCCGCCACGGCCGAGGCACTGGCCCGGTATCTGCTGGGCGGCTACCGCTGCGGGGCGTTGGCGGAGTCGGAGCTGCCGTTCGAGGCGGCCCGGCTGGACGCGTACGCGCGGCGGCAAGCCTGA